The genomic region GCATTTGAATCTAGGAAATTCGCAAATTCTTTTTGCTTGATTGGACTTAGCGGGCTTCTGAATCGTTCCTCTAAGATAGTAAGTAAATATTGTTCGTAGTGCCAATATCGGTGTAAGTACAGCTTACCTTTACTGGTTAAAATAAGTGGCTGGGATGATTCCGTTTCCGATCCTACGAGGTCCTTTGTTTCTAAATGTGTTATTGGGGCTTCGAGGAACTCCGGATCGAAGTATTCAGAAAAATCGCCATTTTTTAGCTCATTTAGATCCTGGCAAACATGACCTTGGCGAAGAGCATAACTAACCAATGCAGCAACGATTCCCAGGTTGCTGTCATTTGACTCAGATTTTCGGTCTATCAAATGACCCAACGCACGATCGAGCGTATTGAGTTGGGGAATGTTATCAATTGTGGACATTGTTTTGGATTATCGAAATATTTTATCCATCTTTTGAATCGCCTCAAAAGGCGGACGATCAAAGTAAACACCACTTCCTGGGTGATCTTTATGAACACCGCGGATAAACAAGTAGTAGATCCCGCCGAATTGCGTTTCATAGTCAAAGTGCTTATCTCTAAATTTCAGGTATCTTACTGTGGCCAGGGTGTAGAGGTAGTATTGTAGAAAATAGGCATGGTGGGACATGGCTTGGCTTATGGAATCCTTCCCGTAATCCTCTATGTTATTTCCAAGCCAATTAGATTTCCAATCCAACAGGTAAATGCGACCTTTCCACTCGAAGGTCAGATCGATAAACCCACGCAAATATCCGTTCAATCGCTGTTCTTTCCAGTTTTCAAGATTGGGCAATTCAGATTCAAAATGCTCAGTTGCAATTTCTTTAAAAACCTTAAGCAATGCTCTTGTTGAGGTATTGCGGGTGGGAAAATGAAATTCTGCTTCCTTTAAACAACTACCTGGCTTCAATTGATTGAGGGTGAGTGATTGATCAGTGGATAACGGGCATTTCAGGAGTTGTATTAAGTGATTTTGGAGTGTTGGAATCCAGTGGTTATCTAATACAGATTGTTTCACCATACTTTCCACAATGTCCTTCAGGGACATTGAATTACTGAAGTCTGTATTTTCCAGAACATCATGTATCAGATTTCCTGTGGCAGTTCCTTTGGGTAGTGAAAATATCGTTTTTTCAATTTCTGTTTCAAGGTGCTGAATCGCAGTATCCTCGTCCTCAACCACCATTTCTTCGTAGGCTTCCTTGAACCCTGATGCCAGAGAAGAAAAACTGGAAATGTAGAATCCACGTTCTGGAATTCGACTGATGGAGCGGCTCGCCAACTCACCAAATCCATGAAATCGATTATAACAACTTTCGACTCTTTCACTCATTGAAATGGTATCTAAAAATCGGACACCCTTTAGGTCGGCAGTTTTCAATGCTTCCATCACTTCTTGTGTTGAGCGGATGAAGCTTTGTGAAGAAAATTTTGACATACCAAACAGGCGGCCTATGGAAGAATGCTCCTGGTCTTTGTAGTCACCCCAGAATAAATAGCAGGAATGCTGTGCTCGGGTGAGAGCAACATAGAGCAGCCGTAAAGCATCCGATAAGCTTTCTTTATAAAACTGTTGGTCGGCTTCTTCATCGGGATTGGTGCGATTGTCATAAACCAATTGATTATCGACGTCAGTTCTGTGATAGATCCGGTCATCGGTGGATCGACTGGTCATTGATCCCCAGGCAAACGGGACGAATACGATCGGGTATTGAAGGCCCTTGCTTTTGTGGATTGTGACAATCTGGATGGCTAGATCATCGCTTTCGAGTCGAGTTATGAAATCGTCCCGTTCACGATCGGGTTTTTCGATTGAATGGTTTAGCCATTGAATGAGCGCCAGTGGAGTAAGCTTAAGTTCGGTTTCTGCCTGACTGAGCAGCTCGACCAAATGCAAAATGTTTGTAGCGCTTCTTTCTCCACCTGCTTTTGCCAACAGCTTCTGTTTAATTCCACTCCAGCGAATCCACTCGTCCAAACAACAGGAAATTCCCTCGGTAAGCCATTGCTCATGGAGACTTTGCATTTTTTCCTGAATTTCACTCCAGCCGTGAGAGGAATCATTGAGGGAGTGAATTATTTCAGCTGTCCATGAAAACCATTCCGACGCATAAAACCCTCTTAACCAATCCAATCGATTGGGTTCAAGGAGGATATTTAATAAGCTAAGCAATTGTTTAACTTCGAGTGTTTCAAAGACGGTTTCGTCCGAATAGAGCACAGAGGGTAGGCTATACTCCGCCAAATTCTCACGAACCATTTGTGCTTCTTTGTTTGATCTTGTGAGGATGGCGATGTCCGATGGTTTTACAGCTTTTCCATCAAGTTTGTAATCACCCTTTAACAGACTAATAATTTCGAGCGTCAGTGCCGTTCGAATTTTCTCACGTGCTTCTGTGCTTCCAATGGGTTTTTCATTTGTAGAACTTTGAAAGCACAGGCTTAGTGGCTTTTTCAACCTGTTTCCTTCAAATGTGAAATTGGTATTTCCCAATGCGGAGGTTGAAGGCAGGAATGGTATTTCTTCGAAAAGGAAAGGAGCCGTGTTCAGTGTGAACAAACTATTTACGGCATCTACCAATAATGCTGAGGAACGCCAATTGGTCGATAAGGTATGCCTCCGTTTTGCCAAATCACGCGCCTTCAAGTAACTGAATATATCAGCGCCACGGAATTTATAGATAGCTTGTTTGGGATCTCCAATGAAGAAGAGATAGTGATCCGGTGTGATAAAGAGTCTTCTAAATAATTCAGTTTGCTGGGAGTCAGTGTCCTGGAATTCATCCACCAAGATCGCTTTGTAAGTTAGCTGTATTTTCTCCTGTAACCGTGGCCCAGATGCAGATTCCAAGGTTTCTAATATTGAGGGAAGTAGGTCGTCGAATGTTAGTAGGTTATCAAGCTGCTTTTTTTTGTGCAGCGCTTCCTTCACTTTTCCAAAACAATAAAACGTATGTTGATGAAGAAAGTGCTCCAATGCTTTCTGCCATTGGCTTACATGACCAAAAAACGTTGTTGGAATGGGAGTATCCTCAAACTTTTTAATAAATTGATTCTGGAGATTGTCAGGCACAAGATTACCAAGAATCGAAAGAAAATTATAGGAAGGCTTTTCCGGGAATTCTCCTGCCAGGATGTTTCGAATGTTTGGTAGTAAGTCTCTCAGCGGTTTTTTGAAGAGAGATTCGTTCTCCAAAAAATTGAAAATCTCTTTCTTTTCGTTCAAAAGGCATTCGTGAAGCTTCTTCCATGCATTCTTCGTTTCGGAAATTGATTCCGAATAAAGATCTTCAGAAACGGCAGGTAGAATCTCGATGATTGGATATCGAATGATTTTTAAAAATCTATCCAGCAGCGCTTCTGGTGAATGTCCGCGAAAACTTAAAATAGAGGTAATGAAATGTTCGCCTTGATAGTGATGGGCTCGCCAGAAGTCCCGGATAGCTTCGAGCCAGAGCGGACGTTGTTCTTTAATTAAAGTGGGTTCGAAGAGCCGATTGCTTTCAAAAGCAAATTCTTTGAGGACACGGTTGCAAAATCCGTGAATAGTGAAAATGGCTGCCTCATCGAAAGTCGCTAACGCTGCCCGCAAACGATTTGCTGCCTGTGGCTTTGCCGTTTTGTACTGAATGGCCAATTCGTCCGATGGATTCGACAGCGACATTCCTTGAAGTGTTTCCTGTAGGGCTGTCCTGATTCTTGCATTCAACTCTTTGGTTGCCGCTTCCGTAAACGTCATTACCAGGATGCTTGAGATCGGGACATTCTGTTCGGCGATCAAACGGACCACTATTTTGGAGATCGTATATGTTTTTCCGGTTCCTGCGCTTGCCTCGAGAAAAGTGACTCCTTGCACTATGGGAGTTGTTGATATCTGGAATTCGCTGGTACTCACAAACTGCCTTTCTGCAAATGACCATACAAAGGCCTAAACAAAATTAATGCGGTCTCTTCAAATGATTTTGACAGAGCTGCATCCGACTCCGGAAAACATAATGCGATGAATTCATTAAAAGCTTCTCCTGGTGGTCCGAATTGCCCATCCGGGTTTTTGGTAAATTCTTTTTTGGCTATTTCTAACGGTGTTTGTTTTATCCGAGAATTAGGGCAAAGAGTCTCTTTGGCAAACAGGTGGGTCGTTTCGCAAAATAATGGAAGAGCAGATTTATGACCCTGGATAAACAGCGAAAATAATTCTTCAAGGTGTTTTTTTGAATCGTGTGCGTAGTCAAAAATTATGTGTTCTTCTTTTCCGATCAGGTACGTCTTGAACCCGTTGTTTGAACTTTGTGCGCAGAGGCACAAGTGTTCAATCCATGTCGCAATCAGATCGATGCCTCGTATTTTTCCAAATCTTATTCTTTGGTGATGCTCTTCGGTGACAGCATCGATACTTCCCTGTAACCGATGTCCTTCAAATTCCAACTCTACAACGGATGAAGGTAGACTCTCTATCGGATTATGTCCGAGAATGCTGAGCAATTTCTCCACTTCAGGTTGGACTTT from Verrucomicrobiota bacterium harbors:
- the recB gene encoding exodeoxyribonuclease V subunit beta — translated: MSTSEFQISTTPIVQGVTFLEASAGTGKTYTISKIVVRLIAEQNVPISSILVMTFTEAATKELNARIRTALQETLQGMSLSNPSDELAIQYKTAKPQAANRLRAALATFDEAAIFTIHGFCNRVLKEFAFESNRLFEPTLIKEQRPLWLEAIRDFWRAHHYQGEHFITSILSFRGHSPEALLDRFLKIIRYPIIEILPAVSEDLYSESISETKNAWKKLHECLLNEKKEIFNFLENESLFKKPLRDLLPNIRNILAGEFPEKPSYNFLSILGNLVPDNLQNQFIKKFEDTPIPTTFFGHVSQWQKALEHFLHQHTFYCFGKVKEALHKKKQLDNLLTFDDLLPSILETLESASGPRLQEKIQLTYKAILVDEFQDTDSQQTELFRRLFITPDHYLFFIGDPKQAIYKFRGADIFSYLKARDLAKRRHTLSTNWRSSALLVDAVNSLFTLNTAPFLFEEIPFLPSTSALGNTNFTFEGNRLKKPLSLCFQSSTNEKPIGSTEAREKIRTALTLEIISLLKGDYKLDGKAVKPSDIAILTRSNKEAQMVRENLAEYSLPSVLYSDETVFETLEVKQLLSLLNILLEPNRLDWLRGFYASEWFSWTAEIIHSLNDSSHGWSEIQEKMQSLHEQWLTEGISCCLDEWIRWSGIKQKLLAKAGGERSATNILHLVELLSQAETELKLTPLALIQWLNHSIEKPDRERDDFITRLESDDLAIQIVTIHKSKGLQYPIVFVPFAWGSMTSRSTDDRIYHRTDVDNQLVYDNRTNPDEEADQQFYKESLSDALRLLYVALTRAQHSCYLFWGDYKDQEHSSIGRLFGMSKFSSQSFIRSTQEVMEALKTADLKGVRFLDTISMSERVESCYNRFHGFGELASRSISRIPERGFYISSFSSLASGFKEAYEEMVVEDEDTAIQHLETEIEKTIFSLPKGTATGNLIHDVLENTDFSNSMSLKDIVESMVKQSVLDNHWIPTLQNHLIQLLKCPLSTDQSLTLNQLKPGSCLKEAEFHFPTRNTSTRALLKVFKEIATEHFESELPNLENWKEQRLNGYLRGFIDLTFEWKGRIYLLDWKSNWLGNNIEDYGKDSISQAMSHHAYFLQYYLYTLATVRYLKFRDKHFDYETQFGGIYYLFIRGVHKDHPGSGVYFDRPPFEAIQKMDKIFR